The Odocoileus virginianus isolate 20LAN1187 ecotype Illinois chromosome 2, Ovbor_1.2, whole genome shotgun sequence genomic interval TATTTTCTTGAAAGTAATTTACAGAGTGTGTCAAATGAGGACACAAGAAGCTTACATTgtgtactttaatttttttatttttttcaataaagggACAAAATGGGTGTATGAACAGGTTAATGCAGACAACTGCCAAAAAAACACAGACAGTGGTTTTTCCAATAGAACTTAACAAAGACcagaaacaaatacaataaaaagcCAGGTTGTAATGACCTTTGgtcatccaaattaaaaaaaaataaaaacaaagaaaaataaaagatcaaattAAGTGCCTCTGTTTTGAACAGGGCACATAAGCAATAATAAATAGTGACTCCCatagtaaaagataaaatttcaagTTACGACAAACAGCTTTCATTACAGGAATAGAAAAGGCCAATAACAAAATATTCTGCATTGCCATTTACAAAAAAGTATTGACTAAAGCGGGCTTTCTCTTTAATATGCTTTGCATATGAAATTCTTTCCAATCTAAATATAAAGCACCATTTAGTTTTTGGCaatgaaaaaaactgcaaaacattgtttttttttttttttccttttttttttctttctttcttttactgcaTATGAAGGTAAGATGCTGGAATGTAGggtgagagaaggaaagggacaaAAAGCACACTACATAACAAACCAACGTTATTAGCTTGCAGTACTGCATACAGTATGGCAGcaggaaaaaggaacaaaaaggaTATGTACAACCCCTATGACAGCCATCCGTGTGACATTCTAGCAGGCTCCCCCAAACCGCCATTATATGGCTTTTCATCTGTACAATGTCacacttttttgtttctctctctttttttttttgaagcatacAAATAATTTGCACTATATTATcctgccaaattaaaaaaatatactgtggcagcctgtcttttttttttccactaccAAAAAAGGTACATTGATACCTTTTAAGAGaacaagcaacagttaaaaaTACAAGCTTCAATATAAATACTATAGTGCCTAACACTAGATGAACATTTAATTCAAATACCATtctagaaatacagaaaaaagaccATAAATGTGTTTTAGCATAGGAATCAACATGAGTGTGCATTTTCCTATATTTAAGTACTATATAATCTTAAACCTTTCCCcaatgtatgtttttttttttttttacaacctgAAGAGCGGTGTGTATCCAAGGCATAGAATTTCCACTaccatttttaaatggataacaaGTCTTGTAACACCACCAAGACAATGGAACCCTAAAATGCAGTTCCCCCCTAAACATaatgaagtgtttttttaaaaaatttttttcttaacatttatatttaaaaaagttttgtaCAAAAAATCCTTGCACTGTAGAAGCGAAAGCAATCATTCATCTCTATGGTAAGTGTATTCTGTTTTCCATTCACAGCGCTTGCAATGTTGAGTCCGAGTAAGTAAGCTCATTAGTCAAGTAAATGGctggcaaagtttttttttttttagttttttttttaaaaatgctcatcAATGAGATTgtgttcaaattatttttttcagcattCTTGCAACTTTTCCCTTAAGCATAGACCTGTAAACTGGGAAAATTGTACAGTGCACTTAATTGTCCTATCTGAGCAGGTTTATTTTATACTCAACCTCTGTATCTCTGATTAGAGAAAAGATACAGATATTACAGGCAGAGTCAAGTGCTATTTGAACACCAACTCGGGCAGATGCtagcttaataaaaaaaaaaaaagaaaagaaaagaaaaaattaaaaaaataaaataaaaacaatgaatccTCTTCCATGTTAACACAAATAGCACACAgtgtatggaaaagaaatgaagtacaacTTTTAGGGAGCACAGACATATATCCTGCtactcttaaaattctttttcttcttttttaagaatgTCACATTTAAACACAAGTCTTAAGAATTCATAGTTAATCATCATTGTATCAATATTAGCTTATACACCTGTTCTAGTTTAAAATGGCAAAGAGTACCATGTTGTGCTAATAAATCACatatttttccccctctgttacCCTCTGTCAAACCTTATTGtcagtctcttctttttaacatgctattcGAGGTCCTAACGTTTATTGTTCGATTGTCCATTTGACAACCAAGTAGGTCTGGATCTATTTCTTCTGATGCCAGAACTTTTCTTCAAAAGACATTATTTAAAACAAGTTATCTTCATAAAATGAATTCCTTACTAATGTATTTAATCATgtttcagggcctttgcacgttgCACATTCAATTTaatcatcagttaaaaaaaataaaactgggcaaaacagcccattttttttttaagctctcaCCAGGAGCAAAATAGCTTTTATACTGGTATAATCAGTTTTGCTTACAAGATTAAACGAAAGGGAAAATGATGATTAACTAGGACAACGGGTCATATTTTTAGGTAGCCATTGTTGTGAGAAATACAATATAGAATTATACTCTAGGTCCTAAGGTTTATTACCTCACCCAATGTTGATTTAAGCTACAAGTTTATAACAAGTAGAAAGAACCATCAACGTGGTTTTAATAGATCCAAGGcactcatattttaaaaccaaatgagagaataaactttttttctgttaatttgtCAATTCAAggccttttcttcctctccaattGATAATATTTAACCCTTTAGAGACAGACATTTACCGTGTAGAGATTTTCTTTCAGTGCCATCTATTCTGTCTATAGAGGGTTAATCCAAAGACTGTTTTTCCTCCTCACGTTATAAAAGAAAACTGTACATGATATGTATTACAGAATGTATGCAGCatggtcttttctctctctctctctttttctctcagaaCGGAACTGGAAACAGCAACGGTGTTTTCTCAGCAACGAATCGGGGACAATTTAAAATAGCCGTAACATACCATACATGCTGtctaagtttaaaaaagaaaaaaaaaaaaaacatacacaacATGTAAATTATTGCACAAGAGAAAGGCTCAAAGTTTGCGTAAAATGCAATAGTATTGCCCCATACAGATCATGCATTCAAACGGTgagaacataaaggaaaaaaagaaaaagaaaaaaagaagaagaaaaaaaaaaaaacaggtgtgCTGGTGACAAGCACTCTCATTTTCTTAGCTTCCGTtacttctgtttgtttgtttgtttaaatcacATGGGACTAGAAAAAAATCCTACAGGTTGTGGGGCTGGAGGGCGATGGGGAAGGGGGGGCGGGGAGTGGTGAAAAAAGGAGGTGGCAGGTGGGAGTGAGGGAGGGGGTGTTCATATACCTCTATTCAGTTTTTATATCATTATTCAACACTCGATCACTGTgccattttttcatgtgtttctccAGAGTACTGTACACGCTAAAAGGCATCTTACAAATTTCACATTTGTAAACGTCCTTCCCCACCTGGCCATGCGTTTTCATGTGCCTGGTGAGCTTGCTACTCTGGGCGCAGGCATAGTTGCACAGCTCGCACTTATAAGGCCTTTCGCCCgtgtggcttctcctgtggacAGTGAGATTGCTACAGTTCTTGAAGACTTTCCCACAGTACTCACAAGTGTCGCTGCGTCTGCCCTCTTTTGAGCTGGGCCTGCCCGGGCCCGGACCACTAATATGGGGCGTGCTCCCTCCACTTCCCGTGCCGCTGCGCCCCGAGATCCCTCCGTCCAGCTCCCCGGGCGGCGTGGAGAAGCGCAAGCTCCCGTTCTCCGAGGAGTGCTCCGACGAGGAGGCGAAAGGCGATTGTCTGGAGTCTCCGAAGCTCAGGAAGGGATCTTTGAGCTGCCTGGAGGCTGCGTAGCCGGCGAGCCACTGCGAGTACACGTTCTCCGTGTTGGGCATCGCGGCGGGAGGCAGGTCGAACTCCTTCTCGAGCTTGATGCGCTTGGAGAAGGGGCTCAGCGAGCTGGGGCTGCCCAGCAGCAGCTTTTTGGACAGACCCCCCGAGGCCGACTCACCCGGGGAGCAGCCGCGGCCGTTAACAGTGCCATCGTCTATGCGGTCCGACTCGCCGGCCACCGAGTCTTCGTCGCAAGTGTCCCTGTGGCCCTCGGCCTCGGCCAGGTGGCCGCGTTTATGCTTCTCGCCCAGGACCTGGTGGAAGGCCTCGCTGAAGTGCTGCATGGAGCTGAGCACCATGCCCTGCATGACGTCCGGCAGGGGGCGGCCCTCGTCGCCCACGCCCACCACCGCGCCCCGCGAGCTGTTCTCGTGGTGGCGCGCCGCCTCCAGGCTCAGCCCGAAGCCGTAGTCCACCCTCTCGCTCTCcgtcagctcctcctcctcctcttcctcctcttcctcctcttcctcgtcgtcctcctcgtcctcctcgtCCCCGTTCTCCGGGATCAGGTTGGGGTCGTTCTCGCTCTTGAACTTGGCCACCACGGACTTGAGCGCGCTGCTGGCGCTGCCCACCAGGTCGCTGGTGCCCGGTTCCGGGGAGCTGGCGGTGGAGAGGCCGTCGTCCGACTTGACCGTCATGGGGGACGACTTGTGCATGTGCGTCTTCATGTGGCGCTTCAGCTTGCTGGCCTGCGTGCACGCGTGGTCGCACAGGTTGCACTTgtagggcttctcgcccgtgtggCTGCGCCGGTGCACCACCAGGTTGCTCTGAAATTTGAACGTCTTGCCGCAGAACTCACACGACTTGGACTTGAccgggggctgggagggaggaggggcggattgcagaggagggagggggggcGTCGCCAGGAAGGGCGGCTTGCTACCTGGCTGGAATGGTTGCAGTAACCTTTGCATAGGGCTGGGCCGGCCGGGGGACAGCGGTGGGCTAGACGTGTTCCCTGCCAGCTCTCTAAGTCTCCTAGAGAAATCCATGGCGGGAGGCTCCATAGCCATTGGATTCAACCGCAGCACCCTGTCAAAGGCACTCGGGTGATGGGTGGCCAGGGCCATCTCTTCCGCCCCCAGGCGCTCTATGCGGTGGGGGTCCAAGTGATGTCTCGGTGGTGGACTAAACAGGGGGGGAGTGGGTGGAAAGCGCCCTTCTGCCAGGCCGGAAGCCTCTCTGGATACTGATCCTGGTATTCTTAGCAGGTTAAAGGGGTTATTGTCTGCAATATGAATCCCATGGAGAGGTGGCTGGGAAGGACATTCTGCACCTAGTCCTGAAGGGATACCAACCCGCGGGGTCAGGGGACTTCCGTGTTCGCTTTCTAAGTAGATTCTTAATCCATGAGTGTTCTGTGCGTGTTGCAAGAGAAACCATGCACTGGTGAATGGCTGTTTGCAAGTTGTACATGTGTAGCTGCTGGGCTCATCTTTACCTGCAAAATAATACAACACCAACATCAATGTTTAATCACCGAGGAGGGCATCAGCAATTGCTTATTTATGTTCCACCTCCAgccttccctgcccccagctgTCAACCCCAAGGCCTAAGCCCTCACTGATCCTATCCCCTGTGCCTAGATTGGGCTGGTACATCTGGGGATTGGTGCCCAACAAATTTCTGTCAAAGCAGTCTTCCTGCCATTTGACTGAGTGCTAAGCATTTTAAATCCagtctttaaagaagaaaaacctagACCAATCCAAGCTCGAGGATGAGGATTCCTACATTCTAGGGAAGTTCAACAACTATCTTCCGAATTTTCCAATCTTTCACCAACTGTGTTTTTTGGGGCAAGCCATTTcatctctgtgtttctgtttcctcctccatgaAGTGAGGAACTTGGACAAGGTGACCTAAGGGAAACTCTCCTGCTTCCTAAAACCCCCTGGGTGGCAGGTAAACTTTGTAAATAGGCAATCATTTCATGGAGATATCAAAAAAGAGCAGGTTAACTCATTACAATTCTCTATGGCCCTAGAAATGCTTTTAATCTTTGCCTGAAACACACTAGTTGTTGATATTGTTAAACATGAGAAGGTCCTTGTGAAATAATTACGTTGAAGAGAGACTAGTAACATCTCACATCCCAGCCTGTGTGAGGGGCAGTGAGTCCTAATTCTGGTTCCATAACACCCCGTGGGGATTCCCATGTTTATCTCAAGGGATGCtgcaaaaaaatctcaaaagagaaatttaattcAGACTTAACCAATGGGCCGTATCAAATCTTCAGGAGTTGTCCCCCCAAGTCAAACAAATGCAAGTCTAGAGAAGTTAGGAGGAGTGTCTGGTGCCAACTTAAGCAGACACGGCATCCGAACTGAAGAACAGTTAAAGCAGCCAGCACCATGACGGGCAGCAGGCTGAGAAATGCTACACTGGCCTCCTCCTCATTATTTTGAGAGGCTAACAACGTGAACCAAATTATACAACATCCTGCGCCCTCGGCTGAGCCTCAGCTCCAgttgagaaagaaacagaaagatacaGTTCAGCTAGTCAACTCTCTGGCCAGTCGCCAAGCCGTCTGGAGAGGGGCCCTGCTTAAGTCACATTATTTCTCTCTCGCTGAAAAGAACCCGAGAGTGGGAAATGCCGCCGTGGCAAAGAAGGGGCCAGCTTGACTTCCCAATCATTCTTTTTTGGAGCtagctaaattaaaaaacatataaatcaAGGGAGTCACTAACAGTTTACCAGTAATCTCAGCGTTTAGAAGGGCACAGATGCTGGTGGCCCGAGGACTAGGATAAGAAACATCAGTAACTTCCCAGGAATTTCAAGAAAAGACACTTAAAACACAAGCGGGAAATATTCTTAGGTTCCCCCTTTTaagggatgggaagatcccctggaggagagcacggcaacccactccagtattcgtgcctggagaatcccatggacagaggagcctggcgggctacagttcatagggtcacaaagactcagacaggaccACAGATAGTATTTGTCAGTTAACTTTTGAAAAGGGGAAAAATTCACCATGGAGTTAAAAGAGTGGGAATGAGCAATTAATCAATTATGATTCCTCCATTTAgccagtcagaaagagaagctgGCAGCATCTTCTCAGGAGCCCCAAACACTCGTATTCCAAAACAAGCCAGCCTCACTCAAGCACTTGTCTGAATAGTGGACTCCCGGCCCTGACCTTGTAATTTACTTTACAATGCATTTATAATCTCACTCAATAtatcccactcctgggtaaaTCTCTTTAACAAGATTAGATGATAAGATACCAAAATTAGGTTTCAAACATTTGCCTAAtgtggaaggagaaaaaaaaaaaggcagaaagattttgaaagaaaacGCTGACATTAGTATCACATTATCTGTCTATTTTTGTTTGCCTCCTCgcttcaaagagaaataaaaagcatcattgagagtattttcataaattttttgttgttgttgaacaaTGACTTGGGTCCTAAATAGGCAGGAAAAAACTATCTGGTTCCAACTACCGTGACCCTCTATggctttctcctttgcctctctaGGACTCTGTGTTATTATCATTCATTTAGCCTGACAATCTGAATTGGGTAAGTAAAAAGGAGATTTGTCAGCTGAAGCAAGTCCTTAACACTTTCATCACTACCAATGCCTTTAAATCGTATTTTACCTTATAATATTCTATTGAAACCCAGGACTGGACCTATAATTAGCAGTGCTGGTTTTGCAGGCACCATGAATAAATTCCAAAACCTATAGCACTCCATTAAGGATCTCATCTGGGTCTCTTTGAAAAGGCTTAAATGAGGAaagtccattttattttgctgCCCTGAGCTTTCTCAAATTTTGTTTTCAGAGCCAGTTATGTGATCATGCTACAGTATGTTAACACTGGGCTTTTACCCTCCCCTCTCTCTCATACATCAGGTCAGAGAAAATGGCATTTTATCTTATAATGAGCACACAACATACAGTTTTCGCTACCGCATTTTAGTATTCCCATCAACTAGATATTCTAGATCATGAGGGCAGCTAGTGTAATCGTAATGTCAATGAGAAGGGCTGTTACGATTGAGACTAAAGATTACATGGAAAGAGCTGCTTTGAAACTAGTAATTATTACCAGTCCACTAATAGTGAATGATGCATCACAGGCTCACCATATAATCTGTATTTCACTCGGCTCATGCCAGTGCACCATATTATATTACAGTGCTCACAGACTCTAAATTCCTAAACTGCAGTCATCAATAAATGTGTTACTTGCCATAATTTGTGAAATTACTTTGTTCATAACATCTTTGATGGTTTAGAAAGACCAGAATTGATTTCCTGCGTGGCAAAATTAGGGCTACATTGATTTATTGACgtgtaaaatataataatattcttCATTTACTCTGATGAAAATCAACTTCTCAATTTGAGAGCCTCATTGGGCATTCAGGGGGATTGTTTTGATTTAGAGCAATAAACGGAGATCTGGCCTCGAGCAGAGGAACTCTGAGGTATCACAACGGTTAAAATGAGCTATTAGCTCACCTACagcttttactttatttcattttattgtataGGAAGGAATGACCCCATTTCCAGTTTGTCACCAATGCTCAGCAGTTATAatttagaaaagcaaattctGATGAGGGACTCTGGCTCTACTATTTACTGGCTGGTGGCTCTAGGACAGTCATTTAATTTCTTCAAGTCTTAGGTTTCCTAtctgtagtgttagttgctcagtcgtgtctgactctttgtgactatggactgtagcccgccaggctcctctgtccatgggatttcccaggcaagaatactggagtgggttggcattcccttctccaggggatcttcccaacccatggatggaacctgggtctcctgcatcgcaggcagattcctttaccctttgatcaccagggaagcccctgtctgtaaaatgagtgTAAAAACAGTACCGTAAAGAATTGTGAGGCTCAAATGCCAAATGTATATAAAAGTTCTCTGTAAACTATCATGTCCAACATGAATGTGAGTCTTCTTTATTCCTAGGCTTGACTAGTTGCCTAACACGATGACTAACCGCACATTACACACCCACAAGGGCTTTTGGAGGAAAGAGTGGAATCCAGGATCCAGGCCTTCTCAGGCCAAGGGGAGACCCCGGTTAGAGGAAAGCAA includes:
- the BCL11A gene encoding B-cell lymphoma/leukemia 11A isoform X3, giving the protein MFSREPDVKAEPLEAILTDDEPDHGPLGAPEGDHDLLTCGQCQMNFPLGDILIFIEHKRKQCNGSLCLEKAVDKPPSPSPIEMKKASNPVEVGIQVTPEDDDCLSTSSRGICPKQEHIAGKDEPSSYTCTTCKQPFTSAWFLLQHAQNTHGLRIYLESEHGSPLTPRVGIPSGLGAECPSQPPLHGIHIADNNPFNLLRIPGSVSREASGLAEGRFPPTPPLFSPPPRHHLDPHRIERLGAEEMALATHHPSAFDRVLRLNPMAMEPPAMDFSRRLRELAGNTSSPPLSPGRPSPMQRLLQPFQPGSKPPFLATPPLPPLQSAPPPSQPPVKSKSCEFCGKTFKFQSNLVVHRRSHTGEKPYKCNLCDHACTQASKLKRHMKTHMHKSSPMTVKSDDGLSTASSPEPGTSDLVGSASSALKSVVAKFKSENDPNLIPENGDEEDEEDDEEEEEEEEEEEEELTESERVDYGFGLSLEAARHHENSSRGAVVGVGDEGRPLPDVMQGMVLSSMQHFSEAFHQVLGEKHKRGHLAEAEGHRDTCDEDSVAGESDRIDDGTVNGRGCSPGESASGGLSKKLLLGSPSSLSPFSKRIKLEKEFDLPPAAMPNTENVYSQWLAGYAASRQLKDPFLSFGDSRQSPFASSSEHSSENGSLRFSTPPGELDGGISGRSGTGSGGSTPHISGPGPGRPSSKEGRRSDTCEYCGKVFKNCSNLTVHRRSHTGERPYKCELCNYACAQSSKLTRHMKTHGQVGKDVYKCEICKMPFSVYSTLEKHMKKWHSDRVLNNDIKTE
- the BCL11A gene encoding B-cell lymphoma/leukemia 11A isoform X9; the protein is MSRRKQGKPQHLSKREFSPEPLEAILTDDEPDHGPLGAPEGDHDLLTCGQCQMNFPLGDILIFIEHKRKQCNGSLCLEKAVDKPPSPSPIEMKKASNPVEVGIQVTPEDDDCLSTSSRGICPKQEHIAGKDEPSSYTCTTCKQPFTSAWFLLQHAQNTHGLRIYLESEHGSPLTPRVGIPSGLGAECPSQPPLHGIHIADNNPFNLLRIPGSVSREASGLAEGRFPPTPPLFSPPPRHHLDPHRIERLGAEEMALATHHPSAFDRVLRLNPMAMEPPAMDFSRRLRELAGNTSSPPLSPGRPSPMQRLLQPFQPGSKPPFLATPPLPPLQSAPPPSQPPVKSKSCEFCGKTFKFQSNLVVHRRSHTGEKPYKCNLCDHACTQASKLKRHMKTHMHKSSPMTVKSDDGLSTASSPEPGTSDLVGSASSALKSVVAKFKSENDPNLIPENGDEEDEEDDEEEEEEEEEEEEELTESERVDYGFGLSLEAARHHENSSRGAVVGVGDEGRPLPDVMQGMVLSSMQHFSEAFHQVLGEKHKRGHLAEAEGHRDTCDEDSVAGESDRIDDGTVNGRGCSPGESASGGLSKKLLLGSPSSLSPFSKRIKLEKEFDLPPAAMPNTENVYSQWLAGYAASRQLKDPFLSFGDSRQSPFASSSEHSSENGSLRFSTPPGELDGGISGRSGTGSGGSTPHISGPGPGRPSSKEGRRSDTCEYCGKVFKNCSNLTVHRRSHTGERPYKCELCNYACAQSSKLTRHMKTHGQVGKDVYKCEICKMPFSVYSTLEKHMKKWHSDRVLNNDIKTE
- the BCL11A gene encoding B-cell lymphoma/leukemia 11A isoform X4, coding for MSRRKQGKPQHLSKREFSPEPLEAILTDDEPDHGPLGAPEGDHDLLTCGQCQMNFPLGDILIFIEHKRKQCNGSLCLEKAVDKPPSPSPIEMKKASNPVEVGIQVTPEDDDCLSTSSRGICPKQEHIADKLLHWRGLSSPRSAHGALIPTPGMSAEYAPQGICKDEPSSYTCTTCKQPFTSAWFLLQHAQNTHGLRIYLESEHGSPLTPRVGIPSGLGAECPSQPPLHGIHIADNNPFNLLRIPGSVSREASGLAEGRFPPTPPLFSPPPRHHLDPHRIERLGAEEMALATHHPSAFDRVLRLNPMAMEPPAMDFSRRLRELAGNTSSPPLSPGRPSPMQRLLQPFQPGSKPPFLATPPLPPLQSAPPPSQPPVKSKSCEFCGKTFKFQSNLVVHRRSHTGEKPYKCNLCDHACTQASKLKRHMKTHMHKSSPMTVKSDDGLSTASSPEPGTSDLVGSASSALKSVVAKFKSENDPNLIPENGDEEDEEDDEEEEEEEEEEEEELTESERVDYGFGLSLEAARHHENSSRGAVVGVGDEGRPLPDVMQGMVLSSMQHFSEAFHQVLGEKHKRGHLAEAEGHRDTCDEDSVAGESDRIDDGTVNGRGCSPGESASGGLSKKLLLGSPSSLSPFSKRIKLEKEFDLPPAAMPNTENVYSQWLAGYAASRQLKDPFLSFGDSRQSPFASSSEHSSENGSLRFSTPPGELDGGISGRSGTGSGGSTPHISGPGPGRPSSKEGRRSDTCEYCGKVFKNCSNLTVHRRSHTGERPYKCELCNYACAQSSKLTRHMKTHGQVGKDVYKCEICKMPFSVYSTLEKHMKKWHSDRVLNNDIKTE
- the BCL11A gene encoding B-cell lymphoma/leukemia 11A isoform X10, with the translated sequence MSRRKQGKPQHLSKREFSPEPLEAILTDDEPDHGPLGAPEGDHDLLTCGQCQMNFPLGDILIFIEHKRKQCNGSLCLEKAVDKPPSPSPIEMKKASNPVEVGIQVTPEDDDCLSTSSRGICPKQEHIAGKDEPSSYTCTTCKQPFTSAWFLLQHAQNTHGLRIYLESEHGSPLTPRVGIPSGLGAECPSQPPLHGIHIADNNPFNLLRIPGSVSREASGLAEGRFPPTPPLFSPPPRHHLDPHRIERLGAEEMALATHHPSAFDRVLRLNPMAMEPPAMDFSRRLRELAGNTSSPPLSPGRPSPMQRLLQPFQPGSKPPFLATPPLPPLQSAPPPSQPPVKSKSCEFCGKTFKFQSNLVVHRRSHTGEKPYKCNLCDHACTQASKLKRHMKTHMHKSSPMTVKSDDGLSTASSPEPGTSDLVGSASSALKSVVAKFKSENDPNLIPENGDEEDEEDDEEEEEEEEEEEEELTESERVDYGFGLSLEAARHHENSSRGAVVGVGDEGRPLPDVMQGMVLSSMQHFSEAFHQVLGEKHKRGHLAEAEGHRDTCDEDSVAGESDRIDDGTVNGRGCSPGESASGGLSKKLLLGSPSSLSPFSKRIKLEKEFDLPPAAMPNTENVYSQWLAGYAASRQLKDPFLSFGDSRQSPFASSSEHSSENGSLRFSTPPGELDGGISGRSGTGSGGSTPHISGPGPGRPSSKEGRRSDTCEYCGKVFKNCSNLTVHRRSHTGERPYKCELCNYACAQSSKLTRHMKTHGQVLHTPPFGVVPRELKMCGSFRMEAREPLSSEKI
- the BCL11A gene encoding B-cell lymphoma/leukemia 11A isoform X5, giving the protein MRSRRGARRCEVTARPAEPLEAILTDDEPDHGPLGAPEGDHDLLTCGQCQMNFPLGDILIFIEHKRKQCNGSLCLEKAVDKPPSPSPIEMKKASNPVEVGIQVTPEDDDCLSTSSRGICPKQEHIADKLLHWRGLSSPRSAHGALIPTPGMSAEYAPQGICKDEPSSYTCTTCKQPFTSAWFLLQHAQNTHGLRIYLESEHGSPLTPRVGIPSGLGAECPSQPPLHGIHIADNNPFNLLRIPGSVSREASGLAEGRFPPTPPLFSPPPRHHLDPHRIERLGAEEMALATHHPSAFDRVLRLNPMAMEPPAMDFSRRLRELAGNTSSPPLSPGRPSPMQRLLQPFQPGSKPPFLATPPLPPLQSAPPPSQPPVKSKSCEFCGKTFKFQSNLVVHRRSHTGEKPYKCNLCDHACTQASKLKRHMKTHMHKSSPMTVKSDDGLSTASSPEPGTSDLVGSASSALKSVVAKFKSENDPNLIPENGDEEDEEDDEEEEEEEEEEEEELTESERVDYGFGLSLEAARHHENSSRGAVVGVGDEGRPLPDVMQGMVLSSMQHFSEAFHQVLGEKHKRGHLAEAEGHRDTCDEDSVAGESDRIDDGTVNGRGCSPGESASGGLSKKLLLGSPSSLSPFSKRIKLEKEFDLPPAAMPNTENVYSQWLAGYAASRQLKDPFLSFGDSRQSPFASSSEHSSENGSLRFSTPPGELDGGISGRSGTGSGGSTPHISGPGPGRPSSKEGRRSDTCEYCGKVFKNCSNLTVHRRSHTGERPYKCELCNYACAQSSKLTRHMKTHGQVGKDVYKCEICKMPFSVYSTLEKHMKKWHSDRVLNNDIKTE
- the BCL11A gene encoding B-cell lymphoma/leukemia 11A isoform X13, encoding MSAEYAPQGICKDEPSSYTCTTCKQPFTSAWFLLQHAQNTHGLRIYLESEHGSPLTPRVGIPSGLGAECPSQPPLHGIHIADNNPFNLLRIPGSVSREASGLAEGRFPPTPPLFSPPPRHHLDPHRIERLGAEEMALATHHPSAFDRVLRLNPMAMEPPAMDFSRRLRELAGNTSSPPLSPGRPSPMQRLLQPFQPGSKPPFLATPPLPPLQSAPPPSQPPVKSKSCEFCGKTFKFQSNLVVHRRSHTGEKPYKCNLCDHACTQASKLKRHMKTHMHKSSPMTVKSDDGLSTASSPEPGTSDLVGSASSALKSVVAKFKSENDPNLIPENGDEEDEEDDEEEEEEEEEEEEELTESERVDYGFGLSLEAARHHENSSRGAVVGVGDEGRPLPDVMQGMVLSSMQHFSEAFHQVLGEKHKRGHLAEAEGHRDTCDEDSVAGESDRIDDGTVNGRGCSPGESASGGLSKKLLLGSPSSLSPFSKRIKLEKEFDLPPAAMPNTENVYSQWLAGYAASRQLKDPFLSFGDSRQSPFASSSEHSSENGSLRFSTPPGELDGGISGRSGTGSGGSTPHISGPGPGRPSSKEGRRSDTCEYCGKVFKNCSNLTVHRRSHTGERPYKCELCNYACAQSSKLTRHMKTHGQVGKDVYKCEICKMPFSVYSTLEKHMKKWHSDRVLNNDIKTE
- the BCL11A gene encoding B-cell lymphoma/leukemia 11A isoform X1, which codes for MFSREPDVKAEPLEAILTDDEPDHGPLGAPEGDHDLLTCGQCQMNFPLGDILIFIEHKRKQCNGSLCLEKAVDKPPSPSPIEMKKASNPVEVGIQVTPEDDDCLSTSSRGICPKQEHIADKLLHWRGLSSPRSAHGALIPTPGMSAEYAPQGICKDEPSSYTCTTCKQPFTSAWFLLQHAQNTHGLRIYLESEHGSPLTPRVGIPSGLGAECPSQPPLHGIHIADNNPFNLLRIPGSVSREASGLAEGRFPPTPPLFSPPPRHHLDPHRIERLGAEEMALATHHPSAFDRVLRLNPMAMEPPAMDFSRRLRELAGNTSSPPLSPGRPSPMQRLLQPFQPGSKPPFLATPPLPPLQSAPPPSQPPVKSKSCEFCGKTFKFQSNLVVHRRSHTGEKPYKCNLCDHACTQASKLKRHMKTHMHKSSPMTVKSDDGLSTASSPEPGTSDLVGSASSALKSVVAKFKSENDPNLIPENGDEEDEEDDEEEEEEEEEEEEELTESERVDYGFGLSLEAARHHENSSRGAVVGVGDEGRPLPDVMQGMVLSSMQHFSEAFHQVLGEKHKRGHLAEAEGHRDTCDEDSVAGESDRIDDGTVNGRGCSPGESASGGLSKKLLLGSPSSLSPFSKRIKLEKEFDLPPAAMPNTENVYSQWLAGYAASRQLKDPFLSFGDSRQSPFASSSEHSSENGSLRFSTPPGELDGGISGRSGTGSGGSTPHISGPGPGRPSSKEGRRSDTCEYCGKVFKNCSNLTVHRRSHTGERPYKCELCNYACAQSSKLTRHMKTHGQVGKDVYKCEICKMPFSVYSTLEKHMKKWHSDRVLNNDIKTE